In one window of Acidobacteriota bacterium DNA:
- a CDS encoding MFS transporter produces MNKLSAASVSAHGRQLADYLALERNVIAASTSAFLLGLGEELWKKFLPKYLEALGASVFAIGMFGTAKDFFDAIYQYPGGWLADHLGRRKAFLMFIALACLGYAIYLFSFSWLWIFVGLAFAMAWSSMASPAIFSVIGDALPKNRRAMGFTIQSLLKRVPMAIAPLIGGIFIARMGTLAGVRLGLIITLGLAFITILIAMRINLPIHQGESTNIKGVWQSFHFALKRLLISDIIIRLCEGLADVLIVLYVTNVSGITLAQYGGLVALQMTTSMLVYIPAGKIADRIGRKPFVIATFCCFALFPLAIILANNLGLRVVAFIIGGLREIGEPSRKAMIMDFAAPHLRARTVGLYYLVRSLSITPAAAIGGLLWKLTPQTPFIAACVIGILGVLVFAFTVEERFAS; encoded by the coding sequence ATGAACAAATTATCCGCTGCATCGGTATCGGCTCACGGTCGGCAACTCGCCGATTATCTGGCGCTTGAGCGCAATGTCATTGCCGCATCGACATCGGCTTTTCTGCTGGGGCTGGGTGAAGAGTTATGGAAAAAATTTCTCCCGAAATATCTTGAGGCGCTTGGCGCAAGCGTTTTTGCCATTGGCATGTTTGGCACCGCCAAAGATTTTTTCGACGCCATTTATCAATATCCCGGCGGCTGGCTTGCTGACCATCTCGGACGACGCAAAGCCTTTCTGATGTTTATCGCGCTCGCCTGTCTCGGTTACGCGATTTACCTGTTCAGCTTTTCCTGGTTATGGATTTTCGTCGGGCTGGCTTTCGCGATGGCTTGGAGCAGCATGGCAAGCCCGGCGATTTTTTCTGTGATTGGCGACGCTTTGCCGAAAAATCGGCGCGCGATGGGATTCACGATTCAATCGCTGTTAAAGCGCGTGCCAATGGCTATCGCGCCGTTAATCGGCGGCATCTTCATTGCCCGCATGGGTACGCTTGCGGGCGTGCGACTTGGACTAATCATTACACTGGGGCTGGCATTCATTACCATACTGATTGCCATGCGCATCAATCTGCCGATTCATCAAGGCGAATCGACCAACATCAAAGGCGTCTGGCAATCGTTTCATTTCGCTTTGAAGCGATTGCTCATTTCAGACATCATCATTCGCCTGTGCGAAGGGCTGGCGGATGTGCTGATTGTGCTTTATGTGACCAACGTTTCGGGAATCACTCTGGCACAATATGGTGGACTGGTTGCCTTGCAGATGACGACTTCCATGTTGGTGTACATTCCGGCAGGTAAAATCGCTGACCGCATCGGACGCAAACCATTCGTGATTGCAACCTTTTGTTGTTTCGCATTGTTTCCACTGGCAATCATCCTGGCAAACAATTTAGGGTTGCGGGTCGTGGCATTTATTATCGGTGGCCTGCGAGAAATCGGTGAACCGTCGCGTAAAGCCATGATTATGGATTTTGCCGCGCCACACCTGCGCGCCCGCACCGTCGGTTTGTATTATCTGGTTCGCAGCCTGAGCATTACTCCGGCGGCAGCCATCGGCGGGTTGCTCTGGAAATTGACGCCGCAAACGCCCTTCATTGCGGCATGCGTCATTGGCATCCTGGGCGTCCTGGTGTTTGCTTTTACCGTAGAAGAGCGCTTTGCCAGTTAA
- a CDS encoding TIGR03560 family F420-dependent LLM class oxidoreductase yields the protein MTKPIRFGVQTPPQNVTWQELLDTWKLIDELGYDTAWTFDHFFPIFTDPSGTCLEGWIALTALAAATQNLEVGTLVTGNTYRNPAVLAKMGATLDHITGGRLIMGVGAAWFELEHNAYGIPFYTVGERIRRFDEACRIIKSLWTEKQTTFDGKYYQIKDAYCEPKPVRRPHPPLMIGGAGEKLMLKVIAQHADQWNTFGSPELFKHKIAILREHCATIGRNPDEIEIAWGGATLVTDSPEEKAAVAQMMTKLWGEPYAEAERRVLAGSAQEIGDRINEFIEVGVTHFIMLLMPPFRADNLRRFAEEVIPQFRK from the coding sequence ATGACCAAGCCAATTCGCTTCGGCGTGCAGACGCCACCGCAAAATGTAACCTGGCAGGAACTCCTGGACACCTGGAAATTGATTGACGAACTGGGCTATGACACCGCCTGGACGTTCGATCATTTCTTTCCGATTTTTACAGACCCATCGGGGACTTGTCTGGAAGGCTGGATTGCGCTCACGGCGCTTGCCGCGGCAACCCAAAATCTCGAAGTCGGCACCCTGGTTACCGGCAATACCTATCGCAATCCCGCTGTGCTTGCGAAAATGGGCGCGACGCTTGACCACATAACCGGCGGGCGTTTGATTATGGGGGTCGGCGCAGCGTGGTTTGAACTCGAACATAACGCCTATGGCATCCCGTTTTACACGGTCGGTGAACGTATACGACGATTCGATGAAGCCTGCCGGATTATTAAATCGTTGTGGACAGAAAAACAGACGACTTTCGATGGCAAGTATTATCAAATCAAAGACGCTTATTGCGAACCGAAACCTGTGCGTCGTCCGCATCCGCCGTTGATGATTGGTGGCGCGGGTGAAAAACTCATGCTCAAGGTTATCGCCCAACACGCTGATCAATGGAACACCTTCGGTTCGCCTGAACTCTTCAAACACAAGATAGCTATTCTGCGAGAACACTGCGCCACGATTGGGCGCAACCCGGATGAAATTGAAATTGCCTGGGGCGGGGCAACTTTAGTGACCGATTCGCCGGAAGAAAAAGCGGCGGTGGCGCAGATGATGACCAAACTCTGGGGCGAGCCATATGCAGAAGCCGAACGGCGGGTGCTCGCGGGTTCGGCTCAAGAGATTGGCGACCGCATCAATGAATTTATCGAAGTCGGCGTGACCCATTTCATCATGCTATTGATGCCACCGTTTCGCGCAGACAATTTACGACGGTTTGCCGAAGAGGTGATTCCGCAATTTCGCAAATAA
- a CDS encoding multidrug efflux SMR transporter produces MHWLFLIVAIVLEVSGTTCMKLSQGFTKLVPSILMFIFYVTSLGALTLALKKIDVSLAYAVWSGMGTALIATIGILWFEEPLNALKLVSLALIIIGVIGINLSGAH; encoded by the coding sequence ATGCACTGGCTATTTTTGATTGTCGCGATTGTCCTGGAAGTTTCCGGCACTACCTGTATGAAACTATCCCAGGGGTTTACGAAACTGGTGCCTTCGATTTTGATGTTCATCTTTTACGTCACCAGCCTCGGCGCGCTGACGCTGGCATTGAAAAAGATTGATGTGAGCCTGGCTTATGCGGTGTGGTCGGGGATGGGCACGGCATTGATTGCGACCATCGGCATCCTCTGGTTTGAAGAACCGCTGAACGCTTTGAAACTGGTTTCGCTGGCGCTCATTATCATCGGCGTCATCGGCATTAATTTAAGCGGCGCGCATTGA
- a CDS encoding zinc ribbon domain-containing protein: MITCPNCGAENRDGAPFCRMCAASLEAAGASMQMPAPPLQITCPVCKTTNDADWAFCQECGYKLSAEKPKTEPVQPPPTPPSSFDRETVIMRDTGTAPINKPVFDPAATVVDMQIPPVEAAVNPPPVERIPTAPVSQPPTPPKTESTLPPVPPTVVHQAPTVVTNSPSTAPVPPTVVHTAPTDVQVENKMTEPKPAVTGSPELTTAPTFFNTASDEATTIVEESQNYAPVKSGNEVVCPKCVHKSAAGSLFCANCGAALTPSALTPSALTPSIPIPPPVPQTVPTPVATTPTPVAPTPVAPTPVVPTAPTNVPTAPASSGAGHTLVISSMPAPPAVQGRLHLVMEGGQTGEVYDLQEETGIGRTTGQITFPHDGYMSGRHSKIIQRGSDFFLVDEGSRNGTFVRIKGEVKLEPGDMILVGKQLFRFEK, translated from the coding sequence ATGATAACCTGTCCGAATTGTGGCGCGGAAAATCGCGATGGCGCGCCATTTTGTCGTATGTGTGCGGCATCGCTTGAAGCGGCAGGCGCTTCGATGCAGATGCCGGCACCGCCTTTGCAAATCACCTGTCCGGTTTGCAAAACCACCAATGATGCCGACTGGGCGTTTTGTCAGGAATGCGGGTACAAACTGAGCGCCGAAAAACCGAAAACCGAACCGGTTCAACCTCCGCCAACCCCTCCTTCATCGTTTGACCGCGAAACCGTCATCATGCGCGATACCGGAACCGCTCCGATTAATAAACCGGTGTTTGACCCGGCGGCGACCGTCGTGGATATGCAAATTCCTCCGGTGGAGGCTGCGGTCAATCCGCCACCGGTTGAACGCATTCCCACTGCGCCGGTTTCGCAACCGCCAACGCCGCCCAAAACCGAATCGACTTTGCCGCCTGTGCCACCGACGGTTGTGCATCAAGCGCCGACGGTTGTGACCAATTCGCCATCAACTGCACCGGTGCCGCCTACGGTTGTGCACACAGCGCCAACTGATGTGCAAGTCGAAAATAAAATGACCGAACCGAAACCTGCGGTTACGGGTTCGCCGGAACTGACGACCGCGCCAACCTTTTTCAATACCGCATCGGATGAAGCTACGACCATCGTTGAAGAGAGTCAGAACTACGCGCCTGTGAAAAGCGGTAATGAAGTGGTGTGCCCGAAATGTGTGCATAAAAGCGCCGCCGGAAGCCTGTTCTGCGCCAATTGCGGCGCGGCGCTGACGCCATCGGCACTGACGCCATCAGCACTGACGCCATCCATACCGATTCCACCGCCGGTTCCACAAACGGTGCCGACGCCGGTTGCCACGACGCCGACGCCAGTTGCGCCAACGCCAGTTGCGCCGACGCCGGTTGTGCCGACTGCGCCGACCAATGTGCCGACCGCGCCCGCCAGTTCTGGTGCAGGGCACACTCTGGTGATTTCATCCATGCCGGCGCCGCCTGCCGTGCAAGGCAGATTGCATCTGGTGATGGAAGGCGGGCAGACCGGCGAGGTCTATGATTTACAAGAAGAGACCGGCATTGGTCGCACCACAGGTCAAATTACCTTCCCGCACGATGGTTATATGTCGGGTCGTCATTCAAAAATTATTCAACGCGGTAGCGATTTCTTTTTGGTTGATGAAGGCAGTCGCAATGGCACCTTCGTGCGTATCAAAGGCGAAGTCAAACTTGAGCCGGGCGACATGATTTTAGTTGGCAAACAGCTATTTCGTTTTGAAAAATAG
- a CDS encoding PP2C family serine/threonine-protein phosphatase yields the protein MSDVSISLFADTHVGMRRAANEDSFLIADLTRSENDNGAELIAHSLGDNGYLMAVSDGMGGAAAGEVASELAVRTLFEELTKPLACESLAEHLQIATEIANERIWNYAQQNPELLGMGATLTAVLVKDNIAHIAQVGDSRAYLIRNGNAEQLTRDQSLVQALLDSDMIQPDQAHLIPQNVILQALGTQPAVSVVMTEMELCQGDLLLVCSDGLSNKIRDEEMPRVIGETDNLKAAGTRFIEVANERGGEDNITVIVAAFSGADLKATTQTKRITGSYNAFEKTISYEEAAFIASRYVPPNGQDDEASDEEHRAPVTGVLRMPASLAAEAENADGQGEYITDATQAREFFERQRTANERRNLTMWIIALVLLLLLAVAGYFFVKPRFEKHNDSERPTENLNRSPSHSLLHS from the coding sequence ATGAGCGATGTTTCGATTTCACTGTTTGCTGATACACACGTTGGCATGCGCCGTGCGGCAAATGAAGATTCATTTTTAATCGCCGATTTAACCCGCAGCGAAAATGACAACGGCGCTGAACTCATCGCCCATTCGCTTGGCGACAACGGTTATCTGATGGCAGTCTCCGATGGCATGGGGGGAGCCGCCGCCGGTGAAGTCGCCAGCGAACTCGCCGTCCGTACCCTTTTTGAAGAACTCACCAAACCCCTTGCCTGTGAGTCGCTCGCCGAACATTTGCAAATCGCTACGGAAATCGCCAACGAGCGCATCTGGAATTATGCCCAACAAAATCCCGAACTTTTAGGTATGGGCGCGACCTTGACCGCCGTGCTGGTCAAAGACAACATCGCGCACATCGCACAGGTCGGCGATTCGCGCGCCTATCTCATCCGCAATGGCAATGCCGAACAACTCACACGCGACCAGTCCCTGGTGCAAGCCTTGTTGGATTCGGACATGATTCAACCCGACCAGGCGCATTTGATTCCGCAAAACGTCATTCTTCAGGCGCTCGGCACGCAACCCGCTGTAAGCGTGGTGATGACCGAAATGGAACTTTGTCAGGGCGATCTGTTATTGGTTTGCAGCGACGGGCTGTCGAATAAAATCCGCGATGAAGAGATGCCACGGGTGATTGGCGAAACCGATAATCTGAAAGCCGCAGGCACACGCTTTATCGAAGTCGCCAACGAACGCGGCGGCGAAGACAACATCACGGTGATTGTCGCGGCGTTTAGCGGCGCGGATTTGAAAGCGACGACGCAGACCAAACGCATCACCGGAAGTTATAACGCCTTTGAAAAGACCATCTCTTACGAAGAAGCGGCATTCATTGCCAGCCGTTATGTGCCGCCCAACGGTCAGGATGACGAGGCAAGCGACGAAGAGCATCGCGCGCCGGTAACCGGTGTTCTCAGGATGCCCGCAAGTCTCGCTGCCGAAGCCGAAAACGCCGATGGACAGGGCGAATATATTACGGATGCCACGCAGGCGAGAGAATTTTTTGAACGCCAACGCACAGCAAACGAACGCCGCAACCTGACCATGTGGATTATCGCTCTGGTGTTATTATTGTTGCTTGCCGTCGCCGGTTACTTTTTCGTCAAACCCCGATTTGAAAAACACAACGACAGCGAACGCCCGACCGAAAACCTCAACCGCAGCCCAAGCCATTCTTTATTGCATAGTTGA
- a CDS encoding Cof-type HAD-IIB family hydrolase, with protein MPQPIKLVISDIDGTLITSNHEITEATKATANKLYGAGISLSLASSRPPRSMFPLARELNLHLPFASFNGALILTMDGEIKLRSALPAEITAHIKAIADEVGIGVWLYDETGWWAKSRDAFTEREIHTSGFEPDFAGYDDKLKDSLVKLTVVGKPELVAVAEQRVLAELGNEVSASKSKPRFLDVTARGFHKGSVVEHLATVFNVPKTQIAVIGDGPNDVVMFEQAGVSIAMGQAVDEVVDAATYITSSNDNEGWARGIDKYVLQA; from the coding sequence ATGCCTCAACCAATCAAATTAGTCATCTCTGATATTGATGGGACGTTGATTACTTCCAATCACGAAATCACCGAGGCGACGAAAGCCACCGCTAATAAATTGTACGGAGCGGGCATCAGTCTGTCGCTTGCCAGTTCGCGCCCGCCACGCAGCATGTTTCCGCTCGCCAGAGAATTGAATCTCCATTTGCCGTTTGCGTCATTTAACGGCGCGCTGATTCTAACCATGGATGGCGAAATCAAATTGCGCAGCGCCTTGCCCGCGGAAATCACCGCGCACATCAAAGCAATCGCCGATGAAGTGGGCATCGGCGTCTGGCTTTACGATGAAACAGGCTGGTGGGCAAAGAGCCGCGACGCTTTCACGGAACGCGAAATTCACACCTCGGGATTTGAACCTGATTTCGCGGGTTATGACGACAAGCTGAAAGACTCTCTGGTAAAGCTCACTGTCGTCGGCAAACCTGAACTCGTAGCCGTTGCCGAACAGCGCGTGCTTGCAGAACTCGGCAACGAAGTTTCCGCGTCAAAATCCAAGCCGCGATTTTTAGATGTGACGGCGCGCGGCTTTCACAAAGGTTCGGTGGTCGAACATCTGGCAACGGTCTTTAATGTCCCGAAAACCCAAATCGCGGTCATCGGCGATGGACCCAACGATGTCGTGATGTTCGAGCAAGCTGGAGTGAGCATCGCGATGGGGCAGGCGGTTGACGAAGTGGTTGACGCCGCGACTTATATCACCAGTTCAAATGACAACGAAGGCTGGGCGCGCGGCATTGATAAGTATGTGTTGCAAGCATGA
- the pgl gene encoding 6-phosphogluconolactonase, translating into MACRMLEKSGVQIRIYGDSEELALKAARRFARLADQYVIGNGHFTVALAGGSTPKAMFALLAESPFVETVPWSSIYFFWGDERSVPPDHADSNFRMTRETLLSKVPVPEQNIFRIPAEMPDPHQAARQYSETLSDFFLKMTNPHKTTTPLTNVPRFDLIFLGMGADGHTASLFPYSEALKNDSDIVVANFVEKFNTYRITLTAKTINHARNITFLVAGADKAETLKSVLEGEPQPALYPSQLIKPTKGALLWMVDEAAAARL; encoded by the coding sequence ATGGCGTGCAGGATGCTTGAAAAATCGGGTGTGCAGATTCGCATTTATGGTGACAGCGAGGAACTCGCATTGAAAGCGGCGCGTCGGTTTGCGCGACTTGCCGATCAATACGTCATCGGCAATGGGCATTTCACGGTGGCGCTTGCGGGCGGGTCTACGCCGAAAGCCATGTTTGCGTTGCTCGCTGAGTCACCTTTTGTTGAAACCGTGCCGTGGTCTTCCATCTATTTTTTCTGGGGCGATGAACGCTCGGTGCCGCCCGACCACGCCGACAGTAATTTCCGCATGACCCGCGAGACTTTGCTTTCAAAAGTGCCGGTTCCCGAACAAAATATTTTTCGCATCCCGGCAGAAATGCCTGACCCCCATCAAGCGGCGCGTCAGTACAGTGAAACGCTCAGCGATTTTTTTCTCAAAATGACCAATCCCCATAAAACCACTACGCCGCTCACGAACGTCCCGCGCTTCGATTTGATTTTTCTCGGCATGGGAGCCGACGGACACACCGCCTCGCTCTTTCCGTATTCCGAGGCTCTAAAAAATGATAGCGACATTGTGGTTGCCAACTTCGTTGAAAAGTTCAATACCTATCGCATCACCCTCACGGCAAAGACCATCAATCATGCGCGCAACATCACCTTTCTGGTTGCTGGAGCCGATAAAGCCGAGACTTTGAAAAGCGTTCTCGAAGGCGAACCGCAACCGGCGTTGTATCCGAGCCAACTCATCAAGCCGACGAAAGGCGCGTTGCTCTGGATGGTGGACGAAGCGGCGGCTGCGCGGTTGTAA
- a CDS encoding PP2C family protein-serine/threonine phosphatase, with the protein MRIIPRFVMPKINPMIRHLKRLRRYFTVPVIALLIEMLLLAAALIFIFTGSRASWLDRHGARYDLLVLSAILIVFFLLHLVTTRKIIPWINQKLSPPVYDERRILFDFGQEAHKAKNISQLYQSLVRQIGEALKSENVSIFVRDDATGNFLCRISSDTLSDSETSQSGDLKENSFNPDLTIAKEAFVIKRLQYLTKPMPVTTAEYEAWEKALTTFASETREARMRESAILKRIRTRLLIKLTLKEQIIGLISLGPRRGEHQYSERDQEMLMSIASQVALVIENSKLIERIVAEEKLRREIMLAADVQKRLFPEKAPVSSVVDLTGFCQPARGIGGDYYDFLPFENDKIGFAIADVSGKGISAALVMSNVQASLRSQTMAHPSNGHKRSSIVEMVSTLNKLLCQSTGSSTYVTFFYAQIDGASRMMTYVNAGHNPPFILRKAPDGEDYLKMTTGGSVIGMFDSCLYEEETIPLQSGDILIAFTDGVSEALSAIGEEFSEERLIEAVSRVAHLPVEEIREAIVREVQMWCEGAPQHDDLTFVVVKVK; encoded by the coding sequence ATGAGAATCATTCCGCGTTTCGTGATGCCAAAGATTAACCCGATGATTCGCCACCTTAAACGCTTGCGGCGTTATTTCACCGTGCCCGTCATCGCCTTGCTCATTGAAATGCTGCTGCTTGCTGCCGCTTTAATCTTTATTTTCACGGGCAGTCGCGCCAGTTGGCTTGACCGGCACGGCGCGCGATACGATTTGCTGGTTTTAAGCGCCATATTGATAGTCTTCTTTCTCTTGCATCTGGTGACGACGCGCAAAATCATTCCGTGGATCAATCAAAAATTATCGCCGCCGGTTTATGATGAACGCCGCATTCTCTTTGATTTCGGACAGGAAGCCCATAAGGCAAAAAATATTTCTCAACTCTATCAATCGCTGGTCAGGCAAATCGGCGAAGCCTTGAAAAGCGAAAACGTTTCCATTTTTGTGCGCGATGATGCGACCGGCAATTTCCTCTGTCGCATTTCGTCGGATACGTTAAGCGATAGTGAAACTTCGCAATCAGGCGACCTCAAAGAGAATTCCTTCAATCCCGATCTGACCATTGCAAAAGAGGCGTTCGTCATCAAGCGATTGCAATATCTTACAAAACCGATGCCCGTCACCACGGCTGAATATGAAGCCTGGGAAAAAGCCCTTACTACTTTTGCTTCCGAAACACGCGAAGCCCGAATGCGCGAAAGCGCCATCTTAAAACGCATCCGAACGCGATTGCTCATTAAGCTCACGCTGAAAGAGCAAATCATCGGCTTGATTTCACTGGGACCCCGGCGCGGCGAACATCAATATTCGGAACGCGACCAGGAGATGCTGATGTCCATCGCCAGTCAGGTCGCTTTGGTTATCGAAAACTCGAAACTCATCGAACGCATCGTTGCCGAAGAAAAATTGCGCCGCGAAATTATGCTGGCGGCGGATGTGCAGAAACGCCTTTTCCCTGAAAAAGCGCCGGTTTCATCGGTCGTTGATCTGACGGGATTTTGCCAACCGGCACGCGGCATTGGCGGCGATTATTATGATTTTCTGCCATTTGAAAATGACAAAATCGGTTTCGCGATTGCCGATGTTTCGGGCAAAGGAATTTCCGCAGCCTTGGTCATGTCAAATGTGCAGGCATCGCTGAGAAGTCAGACGATGGCGCATCCGAGCAACGGGCACAAACGCAGTTCAATCGTTGAAATGGTTTCAACCCTCAATAAACTGCTCTGCCAATCGACCGGGTCTTCGACCTATGTGACGTTTTTCTATGCGCAGATTGATGGCGCGAGTCGCATGATGACCTATGTCAACGCCGGACATAATCCGCCGTTCATTTTACGCAAAGCGCCCGACGGCGAAGACTATTTGAAGATGACCACCGGCGGCTCAGTAATCGGCATGTTCGATTCCTGCCTTTATGAAGAAGAGACTATCCCGTTGCAAAGCGGCGATATTTTAATCGCTTTCACGGATGGCGTGAGCGAAGCGTTGAGCGCAATAGGCGAAGAGTTCAGCGAAGAACGCTTGATTGAAGCGGTGTCGCGGGTGGCGCATCTTCCGGTCGAAGAAATCCGCGAAGCGATTGTGCGCGAAGTGCAGATGTGGTGCGAAGGCGCGCCGCAACACGATGATTTGACCTTCGTGGTTGTGAAGGTCAAATGA
- a CDS encoding ABC transporter permease translates to MANLLQDIRYSLRGVKHNPLFAFIIIIILALGIGANTAIFSFVNGVLLKPLPFDEPEQLMVIGENNPEKGSSISVASPRNLEDWEKQSQTIEQFGAWRDWRFGISTAEGKRLIASGIASPGLFLALKVKPVLGRVFLTEENQKGRDHVILISHSFWKSQFGGDTNIVGQSMILDKESFTIVGVLPPEMESLDLGSFKIWAPLTVDPDQFLDRSLRNRRVYGRLKDGVSINEAQAEMSLIAQQLTQQYPKDNAGWEVSLTPLMENVVGEYRSTLFIFLGAVGLVLLIACANIANLMLAKAATRRKEFAIRSALGAGQWQMIRQLLTESVLLSAMGGLMGFFLAFWLVDLFIAISPDNIPRVAQVKVDGAVLAFTSALSILTGMILGLVPALQSSKLNLVEELKEGQSRYAKWSGFRFRSFLVISQIAIALVLLIGAALLGQTFFRLMNIQTGFNPENLHTVSLFLPMDKYKTRQQISDTYQKIAEELKSIPGVQSVGATSAGPQFGGFEPVDFLVEGQAAPASGIYPQARYFNIGADYFHTLEVPVMMGREFNAQDNASSVPVAIINETMAKQFFKNQNPIGKRVQLVRENGAVEVVGVVGDMRRYGLGAKVEPEIYYPFMQKPRGATFFAVRTDATSPNIESAARARLANLDPEIIVTNVRTFDYFVTSTLRRPQFNMLLLIVFAGLAVLLATVGIYAVMSYTVTQSTREIGIRIALGAQQSDILKMVMRRGLVLTLTGIALGIFGSFALTRVMSSALFNISPTDPATFVLVSVILISVAMLACFLPARRATKVDPMMALRNE, encoded by the coding sequence ATGGCAAACCTGTTGCAAGATATTCGCTATTCTCTTCGCGGGGTAAAACACAATCCTCTATTTGCGTTCATCATCATAATTATTCTTGCGCTCGGCATCGGCGCGAATACCGCAATCTTCAGTTTCGTCAACGGCGTATTATTAAAGCCGCTGCCTTTCGATGAGCCTGAACAATTGATGGTCATTGGCGAAAATAATCCTGAAAAAGGTTCTTCGATAAGCGTCGCTTCGCCTCGCAATCTGGAAGATTGGGAAAAGCAGAGTCAAACCATAGAACAATTCGGAGCCTGGCGCGATTGGCGATTCGGCATTTCTACTGCCGAAGGAAAGCGGCTGATTGCAAGCGGCATCGCCTCTCCGGGTTTGTTTCTGGCGCTCAAAGTTAAGCCCGTTTTGGGTCGCGTGTTCTTAACCGAAGAAAACCAGAAAGGACGCGACCATGTGATTTTGATTAGTCATAGTTTTTGGAAAAGCCAATTCGGCGGCGACACCAACATCGTCGGTCAATCAATGATTTTGGACAAAGAGAGTTTCACAATCGTGGGAGTTTTGCCGCCGGAAATGGAATCGCTCGATTTAGGTTCTTTCAAAATCTGGGCACCGCTCACCGTTGACCCCGATCAATTCCTTGACCGCTCTTTGAGAAACCGCAGAGTTTATGGGCGATTGAAAGACGGCGTTTCTATCAATGAAGCGCAAGCCGAAATGAGCCTCATCGCTCAACAACTCACGCAACAATACCCAAAGGACAATGCGGGTTGGGAGGTTTCCCTTACTCCCTTAATGGAAAATGTGGTTGGCGAATATCGTTCAACGCTTTTCATCTTTTTGGGCGCAGTCGGATTGGTGTTGTTAATTGCCTGCGCCAACATCGCCAATCTGATGCTTGCTAAAGCGGCAACGCGGCGAAAAGAGTTTGCGATTCGCAGCGCGCTTGGCGCAGGTCAATGGCAAATGATTCGGCAATTGCTGACGGAAAGCGTGCTGCTATCGGCAATGGGCGGGTTAATGGGTTTCTTCCTCGCCTTCTGGTTGGTTGATTTGTTCATCGCCATCAGTCCCGACAACATACCGCGAGTTGCTCAGGTCAAAGTAGACGGCGCGGTCTTGGCTTTTACTTCCGCGCTTTCGATTTTAACGGGAATGATTTTAGGGTTGGTTCCGGCGCTGCAATCATCAAAGCTCAATTTGGTTGAAGAGTTGAAAGAAGGACAGAGCCGTTACGCAAAGTGGTCGGGGTTCAGGTTTCGCAGTTTCCTGGTAATCTCACAAATAGCCATAGCTTTGGTTTTGTTAATCGGCGCAGCTTTGTTAGGGCAAACTTTTTTCAGGTTGATGAATATTCAAACGGGCTTTAATCCTGAAAACCTGCACACCGTCAGTCTGTTTCTGCCTATGGACAAATACAAAACCCGGCAGCAGATTTCCGACACCTATCAAAAAATTGCAGAAGAGTTGAAATCCATACCCGGCGTTCAATCGGTCGGCGCGACTTCTGCGGGACCGCAATTCGGCGGCTTTGAGCCTGTTGATTTTCTTGTTGAAGGACAAGCCGCTCCCGCTTCCGGCATTTATCCACAAGCCAGATATTTCAACATTGGCGCGGATTATTTTCACACGCTCGAGGTTCCTGTAATGATGGGACGCGAATTTAACGCTCAAGACAATGCATCATCAGTTCCCGTCGCCATTATCAACGAGACCATGGCTAAACAGTTTTTCAAAAACCAAAACCCGATAGGCAAGCGTGTGCAGTTGGTAAGAGAGAACGGCGCGGTTGAAGTGGTGGGCGTGGTCGGCGATATGAGGCGTTACGGATTGGGAGCAAAAGTCGAGCCTGAAATCTATTACCCTTTTATGCAAAAGCCCAGAGGGGCGACCTTCTTTGCCGTGCGAACCGACGCAACTTCGCCAAATATTGAATCCGCCGCGCGCGCCCGCCTGGCGAATCTCGACCCTGAAATCATCGTCACCAATGTAAGAACTTTTGATTACTTCGTTACTTCAACGCTCAGGCGTCCGCAATTCAATATGCTGTTGCTTATCGTTTTTGCGGGGCTTGCCGTCTTGCTGGCAACAGTCGGTATTTACGCGGTGATGTCTTACACCGTGACGCAATCCACCAGGGAAATCGGCATTCGCATCGCGCTTGGCGCGCAACAAAGCGACATTCTTAAAATGGTTATGAGACGCGGACTCGTATTGACGCTTACGGGAATTGCTTTGGGCATCTTCGGCTCTTTTGCCTTAACGCGGGTGATGTCCAGCGCATTGTTCAATATATCGCCAACCGACCCGGCAACCTTCGTTCTGGTGTCTGTCATTTTAATTTCGGTTGCCATGCTGGCATGTTTTTTGCCTGCGCGACGCGCCACGAAAGTTGACCCGATGATGGCGCTCAGAAATGAATGA